The stretch of DNA TCGTCATTCACGTATCGCTCTTTGCGAATTACCACCCGTCTACTTTCCTTATAGGTATCTTCAGTTGTTCTTTCAGGAGTGACAATGATCTGAGTAATCTTGCCTGTGACTATTTCGTGGACGCCGAGAATCTTGCCTACATCCACGGCCATCTGGGCATCAATAACACCTGATTGGGCCAGCGCCTGCTCGCGCATGACACGATCCAACTGGTCGCGGGAAACAATTTCCAGAAACTCAGTTGCAGCGGGATCGTTCAACACATCGCTGATGACCATGTCGACGATGGTTTCATTGACAGCGCCATACTTACGCCTCTTGCCGCTCTTATCTTCGAAAGGGATGATGGCAATTCTAAGGATGGCCTCCAGCCGCATGGTTTCATATTTTTCGGCGGAATCTTTGAATCCGGCCACAAAACGCAAAGAAGTTTTAAACTCCTTGGCTGCCTTCTTCTTGTTATCGATCCCTTCCAGAGAGGAATATGTCACTCCCTCATTATAATGTACTTCCGCCGCTATTTGTTTTGCTTCTTCAAGAGGATCGAAATAATGCTTAACATCAAATTCAATTATTTCACTTCTCCCTTCCAATCTCAATATCGGCAACTGTTTGATGACACGGTTAAGCCTCTCGAGAGCTTCATATTCTGAAACAATCCTGTCCCAGCGAAATTTATCTTCGGAATTATGCAGTTGACCGAGGGTAGTCTCGTGATCGATCACCGCCGCTCTGAAGGCGTCTTGGATCAGTAACTGCGCCTTCTCGTAACTTGGATTGATGCGCAGCGACTGAGCACAATCGTAAACCGCTTCATCATAATCGCCGCGCTGATAACTGTCACGGGCGCTGCGCTCGAGCTGTCCGTAAGCAGTGAACATGGCACAGCCAGTTAACAGGAATTGACAGATTGCCACGAAAAGAACGATAATTCTCTTTAGATAATCGTCCATCACTGCGGGAATTTACACGAGAGAAGACTATTAATGACGCAGAAAGTGAGGGTCCAAATGTTAGTCCAGAGGATAGATATTCGGCCGCCTGTCTCGGAAGAACATAGTCCTGGCGTGGGACTGACCAACTTCAGAGAGGTCAATATCTGTTACCAGCACAAAATCCTCTCCTCGCGGGGCCCTCGCAACGACCGCACCGGAAGGTGAGGTGACAAATGATTCTCCCGCAAAGTTCATTTCGCCCTCTCTGCCGACACGATTCGCCAGCGCACAGTAGTATCCGTTCTGGAATGACGCCACCTGAAGCTCCGCCTCGTAAAGTCCTTCCGGCCACTCACCCGCCGTTCCCGCCTGGGGAATCACCACAAGTTCCGCTCCCTTAAGTCCGAGGGCACGCATGTACTCAGGATAGTGACGGTCGTAGCAGATGGCCACACCCACCTTCCCCACTGATGTATCGTATACGGGCGCCCCGCTGTCACCCGGGGTGTAATAGTCCTTTTCGTAGAAACAGGCGTAATCGGCGATGTGAGTCATCCGTGTCACGCCTAATAGAGTACCATCTGAATCGATGACGGGAGACGAATCGTAGGTCATATCTCCAGCCCGCTCGAAGAGGTTGATGATCATCACCATCCCCAGCTCCTTCGCTTTCGCAACGAACGCATCTGTAGTGGGACCGGGGACGGTTTCAGCAAGTTTTAGGACGTCCTCTTCGGCGCGGTACTGTGGGTGGAAGCGGGTGAAGGCCAGTTCGGCATAGACAGCCAGCTTTGCGCCTTCTAAGGAAGCTTTTTTGAGATGCTTCAGACCGTGGTCGATGTTCTTCCGTTTATCTTCTGTTGCGTGCTGCTGGATGAGGGCGATTCGCATGATATGAGGAGTGTAAATTCACTACTACGGCGAGAAGAAGCAAAACAAAATTCCAATAAAATCTCAGACAGGACGCAGCGTCCGGTCAGTGCAAATAGGGATTAATTTACTTGTGAAGATACTTGCCACCCGACCAGTACGGTATTATTCATTGTTCTGCGTAGAAGTATCTGAATGATGCGGCGTATTTCGTCTTCCTGTCATGTGCCAGTTCCGTCAGGTTGATACCGTACTGTTTGATGGCGTCAACGCCATTTTCCGGGTTTCATCTGCCTATTTACATTGTCCTTGGATATCTCCTTCCGTTTACGCCTTTCAGTGTGCATAACCTGTGCCAATCCCTTGAGATCGCTGGTCTGTTTGACATAATGACACCCCCCTGACATATGGACCCCGCCAGCGTCTCTTGAGCGGCATTCTGTCATTCCTCTAATCCTTTCCATGAAAGCGCTTTTCTTCCTATTTTCCCTTATTCATGGCGAACAATACGGAATGACAGTCAGCACACAATTTGATCTGACCGGTAAAGTGGCCATTGTCACCGGCGGCTCGAGGGGGATTGGGAAATCCATCGCTAACTGTTTCGCCACAGCCGGCGCCAATGTAGTAATCGCCAGTCGAAAAAAGGAAGGGCTGGACAAGGCGGCAAAGGGGATCAAGAAAGGTGGTGCATCCGTTCTCACCGTGGCTACTCATACAGGTGATGACGAGGCTGTCCAATCGCTGGCTTCAAAGACTATTGACACTTTTGGTGCCATCGACATTGTTGTCAATAATGCGGCCACAAATCCCCATTTCGGACCCCTCTTTGGCTCAGATGAAAGTCATTGGGACAAGATATGGGAAGTCAACGTTAAGGGATACTATAAGGTGGCCAACGCGTGCCTCAAGACTATGAAAGAACGTGGCGGCGGCAAGATCATCAACATGGCCAGTATTCTGGGAAAGATTCCCGGCTCGGGTATGGGCATCTACAGCATCAGTAAAGCGGCGGTCATCATGCTTACAAAAGTGATGGCACAGGAGCTGGCGAAGGATAATATTCAGGTCAACGCGATTGCACCGGGATTTGTTAAGACTGATTTCAGTCGCACTCTCTGGCAGAATGAAAAACTCCACGACACCATCGTCAGGGGAATCCCCCAAGGCCGCATGGCCGATCCTGATGAGATTGTTGGGATTGCCCTCTACCTCGCCTCAAGTACCTCGGATTACACTACAGGAGAAACGATTTTTGTTGATGGTGGACAGTCACTTGGGCCGGCCATCTAATTTCATGCAGAGGAAAACATGACTAAGCTGAACGAAACAGATATCGTTGCCAAAGTAAGAAAGTTTTTAGCGGAAAATCTCATTCCGCTTGAAGAAGAGTTTCTCCTCAACGGATTTCTCTCGGTTTCGGAGGTTCTCGAGGAAAAGCGACAGCTCGCCAAGAAGGAAGGTCTATGGACGCCGTATCTGCCCGAATCGGACGGTGGACTTGGTCTCTCTCTCACCCAATTTGCGGCGGTGAGTGAAGAACTCGGTCGTACGCCGCTGGGACATTACGTCCTCAACTGCCAGGCGCCCGATATCGGAAACATCGAGCTGGTCTCACTCCACGGCACGGCTGACCAGAAACGGGTCTTTCTTGAACCTCTCATCAGAGGAGAGATTCGAAGCTGTTTCGCCATGACTGAGCCGGAGAATCCGGGGTCCAATCCTGTGCTGCTTGACACGTCAGCAGAAAAGGATGGCGATAACTATCTCATCAACGGCCAGAAATGGTTCACCAGTTCCGCTGATGGAGCTTCTTTCACAGTTGTGATGGCTGTTACAAATCCGCAATCGGAGAGCAAGTATGGCAGGGCAAGCATGATCCTCGTTCCCATGGATGCATCGGGCCTGGAGATTGTGGAGAACACACCTGTCATGGGCGGCACGGGAGAGGGTTATGCCAGCCATTCCGAATTGCGATTCACCGATTGTCGAGTCCCCAGTGATAACTTGCTCGGTCCCGAGGGCGAAGGATTTCGACTGGCTCAGGAGCGGCTCGGTCCCGGCAGAATTCATCACTGTATGAGATGGATCGGGATCTGCGAACGCGCCTTTGATCTCATGTGCCGTCACGCATCCCGCCGTCGCATAACGAGCGATAGTCTTTTGGCGGACCAGGCCATTGTGAGAGCATGGGTTGCTGAGAGCCGCGCCGAGATAAATTCGGCACGCCTGATGGTTCTTGACGCCGCTGAAAAGGTGGAACGCCAGGGGACCAGCAGTGCGCGGACTGAAATCTCACTCATTAAGTTTTACGTTGCTAGTATCCTTCAGAAAATCCTCGACCGCGCCATCCAGGCACTCGGCGCCCTTGGTGTAACGGACTACACCCCCCTCGCCTACTGGTACCGCCACGAACGGGCAGCGCGCATCTATGACGGACCGGACGAAGTCCACAAACTGTCGGCCGCGAAACAGATACTGAAAAAGTACGACTCGGAGTAAGCTATGTGCTATTCCGAGGACACCATTGACGTCCGTCCAGAAGAGCGGTTTGATACCGTCCGCTTACGCGAGTACTTGAAAGGATCACTCGAGGGAACGCAGAATAAGCTGAAGGTTCGTCAATTCAGCGGCGGCGCGGCTAACCTCACCTACCTTCTCGATTACGGCACACATGAATACGTACTCAGACGTCCCCCTCTCGGTCCCGTAGCCCCCACCTCCCACGACATGGCTCGCGAATACCGGGTGCTGTCGATTCTGTACAAGACATTCCCTTGTGCCCCGCAAGCTTTCCTTTTTTGTGATGACAGTAAAGTCATCGGTGCTTCTTTTTTCATCATGGAGAGGAAGCGAGGTGTGGTGGTACGTAAAACCGTACCGGAAGTGTTTGTCGCGATGGAGGATTCCCCCCGGCGGATGAGCGAAGCCCTCGTAGACCGTCTGGCGGAGTTCCACGCGGTCGACTTTGCGTCGTTGGGACTTGGGGACCTTGGCAGGCCTGAAGGATTCATCCAGCGCCAGGTAGAAGGGTGGTTCAAACGGTGGGAAGCGGCAAAGCACGAAGATCTGGAAGAGATGGATGATCTTTATGCATGGCTCACTGAGAATCTCCCAACGGTGAGCGATACTGCTCTCGTGCACAATGACTACAAATTAGACAACCTCATGTTCTCCCCCACTGACCCCGGGCACGTGGTTGCCATCTTTGATTGGGACATGTGCACTCTCGGTGATCCCCTCAACGACCTTGGTGCGCTGCTGTGCTACTGGAGTGAGCCGTCCGATCCGGCCTTCTTCAAGCGAGCATCCATGATGCCCACAGACGTGCATTTCCTGACGCGGGAGGCGTTAGTGCAGAGATACGCTGAGAAAGGCACCCGGAATGTGACGAACATCAGATTCTACCACGTGCTGGGGCTTTTCCGCTTGATCGGTATAGCGGCGCAGATTTACATCCGTTTCGTGCGAGGACAAACCAAAGATGCACGCTTTGCGGCCTTTGGTGATCTGATTCCGCTCATCTCGAGATACGCACTCTCGCTTATAGCAAAGACCTAACCGTCACGTCAACAATCACTCTTGCATATTCAGTATGGAAAACCAAGGTTTATCTGCACAAGAAAACTTTAGAACAACTCATAGGAGCCTTGATACTGAAACCATAGAGGTTTGGCAATCTTCTATGGTTTACACAAACCGTTTTACTAGAAATCAGGGCGCCGTTACCCGGGCAAAACCGTTATAGGTGAGGCTCCCAAGGAAGAGCATCCCATCATGCTCCTCCACACTGGTAATGGGCGAAAAAGATTCCGGTGATGGGTCCTGCAGGTTATGAAGGATGTTTCCATCCCCGTCGATGCCGATGACAAAACCGTAGTGCTCCGGCGCAGGTTGCATGGACTCGGGCAGTCGCATGATAAGTTTTCTCATGAACGGTTTATGAGACAGGTTGTCAAGGATATCCTTGCGCTTTGAAGGGAAAGCAATCCAGAACGTTCCTTTCCCGTTGGATGAGATCCCGTCGGGTATGCCAGGGAGATTCTCCAGAAGAACCTCTGACGTCCCCGCCTTCTCGCCCGCTATCCGCACCTTTTGCACCGTGTAGGAACTTGTCTCATTCACAAGCACATACATTTGATCGGGACTGACGGCGACACCGTTAGCAAAATAGAGACCGTCTTTCACGACGCTGGTCTCTCCGCTGATAGGATGGTACGCTAACAGTCTCCCGTTTCCCCGGTGTTCCATTATGTCTGACCGATAATCTTCAATGCCAAACTTATGCGATGCATCAGTAAAATAGATCGTGCCATTCTGCGCAATATCCACATCATCAGTAAACTTGAACGGGACGCCTCCGGCTTCAGTCGCGAGGACCGTCAGCTCTCCATCGGGCGAAACGGACAAAAGCCCTCTCTTGGCGTCGCAGATGATGAGATTGCCGTCAGCATCAAACTCCATGCCGAGAGGTCTTCCGCCTGTGTTGACGAACAGTTCACTGTTTTCCCCGCTGCTGTCGTAGCGCAGTACGCGGCCGTCTTCATACGGTGCATAAATCCTGCCTTCGCTGTCCACTTCAATATCCTCCGGACCGATACCGTCACCCTTTCCGAAAATATCAGCTTGCGCTAGATAGTCATTGGGTGCGAATTTACCATCGAGTGATGGAGCTGGTTTCGATTCCCAGGCAACGGGATCAACGGCAACAGGCCAGAATGCAAGGTAAAGAAGGAGCAAGACTATTACGGCCAATACAGTTTTGATAAACGATTTTATTATCACGGCTGGAACCGGGGATTAAGGTCTACACTCTCGTGGCCGGTGAGATTAACATGGTTTCCGCCATCACTGTCCATGATGTAGATTTCCGCATTACCGTCCCGATTTGATACAAACGCTATCCACTCCCCATCCGGTGATATAACCGGATAATCGTCATACGCCTCGTTTTGTGATAGATTTGTCTGATTACCTCCATCAAACAGATCCATAGAATAGATTTCACTGTTGCCGTCCCTGTCAGTGACAAAGATAACGGTCTTGTCATCGGGTGAAATCACCGGCAACGTATCGTCACTGTCACTCTGCGTCAGGTTCGACTGCTCAGCGCCGTCAACATCTATGACGTATATTTCATGATTCTGATCCCTGTTTGAGTCAAACAGGATACTTTCCGAAACGGAATGCCATGCGGGTCTCAGATCATCACCAGGACTGTTGGAAAGATTTACTCTATTTGCGCCACTAATATCTACCTTAAAAATATCGTAACCGGTATCTGTTATTGAGGCATAAACAATTTGCTGTCCGCTGGAGACAAAAGCGGGTTGAATATTCCACCCCTCAGTTGCCACTGCAATCTTGTTCTGCCCGTCAACATCCATTACTGTAATATTAGAGACTCCAGTGAAACCAGGATCAGTGACATAAGCTATGCGGGAGCCCGTCGCTGAGTAAACCGGCGATCGATCGCTGCCGCTGCTGTAAGTGAGAATTGCCAGATTTTCCCCGTTGATATCCATAGAATAGATATCCCGATTGCCGGCACGATCGCTGACAAAAGCTATTTTTTTACCGTCGG from Candidatus Neomarinimicrobiota bacterium encodes:
- a CDS encoding nitrilase-related carbon-nitrogen hydrolase, giving the protein MRIALIQQHATEDKRKNIDHGLKHLKKASLEGAKLAVYAELAFTRFHPQYRAEEDVLKLAETVPGPTTDAFVAKAKELGMVMIINLFERAGDMTYDSSPVIDSDGTLLGVTRMTHIADYACFYEKDYYTPGDSGAPVYDTSVGKVGVAICYDRHYPEYMRALGLKGAELVVIPQAGTAGEWPEGLYEAELQVASFQNGYYCALANRVGREGEMNFAGESFVTSPSGAVVARAPRGEDFVLVTDIDLSEVGQSHARTMFFRDRRPNIYPLD
- a CDS encoding glucose 1-dehydrogenase gives rise to the protein MTVSTQFDLTGKVAIVTGGSRGIGKSIANCFATAGANVVIASRKKEGLDKAAKGIKKGGASVLTVATHTGDDEAVQSLASKTIDTFGAIDIVVNNAATNPHFGPLFGSDESHWDKIWEVNVKGYYKVANACLKTMKERGGGKIINMASILGKIPGSGMGIYSISKAAVIMLTKVMAQELAKDNIQVNAIAPGFVKTDFSRTLWQNEKLHDTIVRGIPQGRMADPDEIVGIALYLASSTSDYTTGETIFVDGGQSLGPAI
- a CDS encoding acyl-CoA dehydrogenase family protein, translating into MTKLNETDIVAKVRKFLAENLIPLEEEFLLNGFLSVSEVLEEKRQLAKKEGLWTPYLPESDGGLGLSLTQFAAVSEELGRTPLGHYVLNCQAPDIGNIELVSLHGTADQKRVFLEPLIRGEIRSCFAMTEPENPGSNPVLLDTSAEKDGDNYLINGQKWFTSSADGASFTVVMAVTNPQSESKYGRASMILVPMDASGLEIVENTPVMGGTGEGYASHSELRFTDCRVPSDNLLGPEGEGFRLAQERLGPGRIHHCMRWIGICERAFDLMCRHASRRRITSDSLLADQAIVRAWVAESRAEINSARLMVLDAAEKVERQGTSSARTEISLIKFYVASILQKILDRAIQALGALGVTDYTPLAYWYRHERAARIYDGPDEVHKLSAAKQILKKYDSE
- a CDS encoding SMP-30/gluconolactonase/LRE family protein; amino-acid sequence: MIIKSFIKTVLAVIVLLLLYLAFWPVAVDPVAWESKPAPSLDGKFAPNDYLAQADIFGKGDGIGPEDIEVDSEGRIYAPYEDGRVLRYDSSGENSELFVNTGGRPLGMEFDADGNLIICDAKRGLLSVSPDGELTVLATEAGGVPFKFTDDVDIAQNGTIYFTDASHKFGIEDYRSDIMEHRGNGRLLAYHPISGETSVVKDGLYFANGVAVSPDQMYVLVNETSSYTVQKVRIAGEKAGTSEVLLENLPGIPDGISSNGKGTFWIAFPSKRKDILDNLSHKPFMRKLIMRLPESMQPAPEHYGFVIGIDGDGNILHNLQDPSPESFSPITSVEEHDGMLFLGSLTYNGFARVTAP
- a CDS encoding DUF5050 domain-containing protein, with the protein product MLPWFQCIRRGTPSHVSHLSSLLSAPLLVFLVTCQEPPGPDVNTDPKIIFVSERDGNLEIYIMEIDGSDAINLTDNEADDHSPVFSPDGKKIAFVSDRAGNRDIYSMDINGENLAILTYSSGSDRSPVYSATGSRIAYVTDPGFTGVSNITVMDVDGQNKIAVATEGWNIQPAFVSSGQQIVYASITDTGYDIFKVDISGANRVNLSNSPGDDLRPAWHSVSESILFDSNRDQNHEIYVIDVDGAEQSNLTQSDSDDTLPVISPDDKTVIFVTDRDGNSEIYSMDLFDGGNQTNLSQNEAYDDYPVISPDGEWIAFVSNRDGNAEIYIMDSDGGNHVNLTGHESVDLNPRFQP
- a CDS encoding CsgG/HfaB family protein codes for the protein MDDYLKRIIVLFVAICQFLLTGCAMFTAYGQLERSARDSYQRGDYDEAVYDCAQSLRINPSYEKAQLLIQDAFRAAVIDHETTLGQLHNSEDKFRWDRIVSEYEALERLNRVIKQLPILRLEGRSEIIEFDVKHYFDPLEEAKQIAAEVHYNEGVTYSSLEGIDNKKKAAKEFKTSLRFVAGFKDSAEKYETMRLEAILRIAIIPFEDKSGKRRKYGAVNETIVDMVISDVLNDPAATEFLEIVSRDQLDRVMREQALAQSGVIDAQMAVDVGKILGVHEIVTGKITQIIVTPERTTEDTYKESRRVVIRKERYVNDEGKEKMRDIKGEVTANVKIYKRSTAATIRGSYNIIDVQTARILQSESFSGEASIEKDWATFAGDERALSWRSKQLTGRREQLVPVADEMVSRAANNLAKSLSASLRQYAR
- a CDS encoding phosphotransferase family protein, coding for MCYSEDTIDVRPEERFDTVRLREYLKGSLEGTQNKLKVRQFSGGAANLTYLLDYGTHEYVLRRPPLGPVAPTSHDMAREYRVLSILYKTFPCAPQAFLFCDDSKVIGASFFIMERKRGVVVRKTVPEVFVAMEDSPRRMSEALVDRLAEFHAVDFASLGLGDLGRPEGFIQRQVEGWFKRWEAAKHEDLEEMDDLYAWLTENLPTVSDTALVHNDYKLDNLMFSPTDPGHVVAIFDWDMCTLGDPLNDLGALLCYWSEPSDPAFFKRASMMPTDVHFLTREALVQRYAEKGTRNVTNIRFYHVLGLFRLIGIAAQIYIRFVRGQTKDARFAAFGDLIPLISRYALSLIAKT